The following coding sequences are from one Rissa tridactyla isolate bRisTri1 chromosome 14, bRisTri1.patW.cur.20221130, whole genome shotgun sequence window:
- the SLC31A1 gene encoding high affinity copper uptake protein 1, protein MSHDHHMNSSMLSTTHPPEHQHSTAAPGHGHGSDMMMAMTFQFSYENVPLLFSGLIINTPGEMAGAFVAVFFLAMFYEGLKIARECLLRKSQVSIRYNSMPVPGPNGTILMETHKTVGQQMLSFPHLLQTVLHIIQVVVSYFLMLIFMTYNGYLCIAVAAGAGTGYFFFSWKKAVVVDITEHCH, encoded by the exons ATGTCTCACGATCACCACATGAACAGCTCCATGTTGTCAACCACGCATCCTCCTGAACATCAACACTCAACGGCAGCCCCAGGCCATGGTCACGGATCTGACATGATGATG GCAATGACTTTCCAGTTCAGCTATGAGAATGTGCCATTGCTGTTTTCTGGACTTATAATCAATACTCCTGGAG AAATGGCTGGTGCTTTTGTGGCTGTCTTCTTCCTGGCCATGTTTTATGAAGGCCTTAAGATTGCTCGAGAGTGTCTGCTCCGTAAATCCCAAGTCAGCATTCGCTACAACTCCATGCCAGTGCCAGGTCCCAATGGCACTATCTTGATGGAGACACACAAAACTGTTGG ACAGCAGATGCTGAGCTTCCCTCACCTCCTGCAGACTGTGCTGCACATCATTCAAGTCGTGGTCAGTTATTTCCTCATGCTGATCTTCATGACGTACAACGGGTACCTCTGCATAGCtgtggcagcaggggcagggacgggctatttcttcttcagctggAAAAAGGCAGTTGTTGTGGATATCACGGAGCACTGCCATTAA